From one Dermacentor variabilis isolate Ectoservices chromosome 3, ASM5094787v1, whole genome shotgun sequence genomic stretch:
- the LOC142573791 gene encoding uncharacterized protein LOC142573791: MAHYSHYTNSGNGVRAGPAHGRFEEEGVNGGGARGTRRHSNARGPPRCSPVVSRDGPDASLEQSAKGPEPRGPAPRPMPLQAVAAAAGRVGPSRGLRVAMFGVMTFMLIAVISVIVVTLFAVVFLSRKSQDVVMRRLHPDRSPRSMLPFDLPPQHQIRVDERMVSRRRPIFGRQRQKSGRRTVAKSARSRANSFVARIHRRLGRKPFFKRQKHRPRKAKAKKPKAHRSSDD; this comes from the exons ATGGCCCACTACAGCCACTACACCAACAGTGGCAATGGTGTA CGCGCGGGACCAGCACACGGCCGGTTCGAAGAAGAAGGCGTCAATGGCGGCGGCGCTCGAGGCACGCGCCGCCACAGCAACGCGCGCGGTCCGCCCCGGTGTTCCCCCGTCGTGTCGAGAGACGGCCCCGACGCCAGCCTGGAGCAGTCTGCGAAAGGGCCCGAGCCACGGGGCCCGGCCCCCCGGCCGATGCCGCTGcaggcggtggcggcggccgcaGGCCGCGTGGGCCCCAGCCGGGGCCTGCGCGTCGCCATGTTCGGCGTGATGACCTTCATGCTGATAGCCGTCATCTCGGTCATCGTGGTCACTCTCTTCGCCGTGGTCTTCCTCTCGCGCAAGTCGCAGGACGTCGTCATGCGCCGTCTGCATCCCGATCGGTCGCCGCGCTCCATGCTGCCCTTCGATTTGCCGCCCCAGCACCAG ATCCGAGTCGACGAGCGCATGGTCAGCCGCCGGCGGCCCATTTTCGGCAGGCAGCGGCAGAAGAGCGGCCGCCGGACGGTCGCCAAGTCGGCCCGCAGCAGGGCCAACAGCTTCGTCGCCAGGATCCACCGGCGGCTCGGCCGCAAGCCCTTCTTCAAGCGTCAGAAGCATCGGCCCCGGAAGGCCAAGGCGAAGAAGCCCAAGGCTCACCGCTCTTCCGACGACTAG